Proteins encoded in a region of the Pseudothermotoga elfii DSM 9442 = NBRC 107921 genome:
- the fliF gene encoding flagellar basal-body MS-ring/collar protein FliF, producing the protein MEFLKKIQEYLKGFYEKWKGLPRGNKILFSGIAVSIIIVGILTIIFVAAPRYTLLVSGLTDEQSGYLIQQLETMGVEYKVEPGRVLVSDKYNVYELRMRLASMGVLGATTKGFEILDQQSFGATSFDKQVRYQVALQGELERSIMTISGVRSARVHLTLPKYTYYVRGEMAEPKASVLVVLQPGQDLSQNQIKGIMELVAGAVEGMKLENVKVIDQMSRVLSDKVTASQDMLLASNRAELKMSLESYYQKKIKQTLESVFGPSRVEVIPDIKLNWERVERQLTKYEPATRQGGIVRSQEQESEKSANLPATGGAVGTDSNIPPTYPTTTSQGTSTYERSHTITNYELNTVVENVVQNKEGEIDTLSLSVIIDASSSVFQNFDEAERERWANIVSDLVEKGIGANSSDPNLAVSVAFLPFDRTFEEEYQKSLSEIERKRRFTMMVTGVSLLFALGFMLFYLMIIQFRRIRSRRLIEERKLKMEEELKKVFEEEEEVPLTPEQQALLELKENLEKIYRESPEEVANIIKLWLVERGM; encoded by the coding sequence TTGGAATTTTTGAAAAAAATTCAAGAGTATCTAAAAGGATTCTATGAAAAATGGAAAGGTCTACCGAGAGGTAACAAAATACTTTTCTCAGGTATAGCTGTATCAATAATAATCGTAGGCATTCTGACAATAATTTTTGTTGCTGCTCCAAGATACACGCTCCTGGTAAGTGGTCTGACTGATGAGCAATCCGGCTATCTGATACAGCAACTTGAAACAATGGGAGTGGAGTATAAAGTAGAACCTGGAAGAGTGCTTGTTTCAGATAAGTACAATGTTTATGAATTAAGAATGAGGCTTGCCTCCATGGGGGTTCTGGGAGCTACAACGAAAGGTTTTGAAATACTTGATCAACAAAGCTTTGGAGCAACAAGTTTTGATAAGCAGGTTCGTTACCAGGTTGCCCTTCAGGGAGAACTTGAGCGCAGTATCATGACTATAAGTGGTGTCAGATCTGCCCGGGTACACCTGACTCTACCAAAATATACATATTATGTCCGGGGTGAGATGGCTGAACCAAAGGCATCTGTGCTGGTTGTTCTGCAACCAGGCCAAGACCTCTCACAAAATCAAATTAAAGGAATAATGGAACTTGTGGCTGGTGCTGTGGAGGGCATGAAACTTGAAAATGTTAAGGTGATAGATCAAATGTCCCGTGTATTGAGTGATAAAGTTACAGCTTCTCAAGATATGTTGCTTGCTTCTAACCGAGCAGAGTTGAAAATGAGTCTTGAATCATATTATCAGAAAAAGATAAAGCAAACTCTCGAATCAGTCTTTGGCCCGAGCAGAGTCGAGGTAATACCGGATATTAAACTCAACTGGGAAAGAGTCGAAAGGCAGTTGACAAAATATGAGCCTGCAACAAGGCAGGGAGGAATTGTTAGAAGTCAGGAACAGGAATCTGAAAAAAGTGCAAATTTGCCTGCAACAGGTGGAGCAGTTGGTACTGATTCTAATATACCACCTACATATCCTACTACAACTTCTCAAGGCACATCAACATATGAACGGAGTCACACAATAACAAATTACGAACTGAACACTGTTGTCGAAAATGTTGTCCAAAACAAAGAAGGTGAAATAGATACCCTGAGTCTCTCTGTAATAATAGATGCTTCGTCATCTGTGTTCCAAAATTTCGATGAGGCAGAAAGAGAAAGATGGGCAAACATTGTGTCAGACCTTGTTGAAAAAGGTATCGGTGCTAATTCAAGTGACCCAAATTTGGCGGTCTCTGTTGCGTTCCTGCCATTCGATAGAACTTTCGAAGAGGAATATCAAAAAAGTCTATCAGAAATAGAGAGAAAACGCAGGTTTACCATGATGGTCACGGGCGTTAGTCTCTTATTTGCACTTGGATTCATGCTATTTTATCTCATGATAATTCAGTTCAGGAGGATAAGAAGCAGACGATTAATAGAAGAAAGAAAACTGAAGATGGAAGAAGAGCTGAAAAAAGTGTTCGAAGAAGAAGAAGAGGTTCCTCTCACGCCAGAGCAGCAAGCATTGCTTGAATTGAAAGAAAATCTTGAAAAGATATACCGAGAATCCCCAGAAGAAGTAGCAAACATAATAAAGCTCTGGCTTGTAGAAAGAGGGATGTAA
- the fliG gene encoding flagellar motor switch protein FliG, whose translation MAEKEQITGRRKAAILLVMLGPEKAASVLKHLDENDVEQLTVEIANVGKVSEEEKKTVLSEFQDIARAREMISQGGIEYAKEVLQKAFGPEKAMKIIERLISNLQVKPFDFLRQTDPIQLVNFLQNEHPQTVALILSYLEPQLSGKILSSLSEDLQVEVVKRIALLERSSPEVIREIEKNLERKLSGFVSQSFSQVGGVDTAAEIMNSLDRSSEKKIMEKLGYDSPELAEEIRRRMFVFEDLAKLDDRSVQLILREVETRDLALALKGASEEVKEKIFRNISKRAAQLLQDELEYMGPVRIKDVEEAQQKIINVVRRLEEAGEIIIAKGGGEELIV comes from the coding sequence ATGGCAGAGAAAGAACAAATAACAGGAAGAAGGAAAGCGGCGATACTCCTGGTTATGCTCGGACCTGAGAAAGCTGCTTCTGTACTGAAACACCTCGACGAAAATGACGTTGAGCAGCTTACAGTGGAAATCGCAAATGTTGGTAAAGTAAGTGAAGAAGAGAAAAAAACTGTCTTGTCAGAGTTTCAGGATATTGCCCGCGCCCGAGAAATGATTTCTCAGGGTGGTATAGAATATGCAAAAGAAGTGCTGCAAAAAGCTTTTGGACCAGAGAAAGCTATGAAAATCATAGAGAGACTTATTTCAAACCTTCAGGTGAAACCATTTGACTTTCTCAGACAAACAGATCCAATTCAGCTTGTGAATTTTCTACAAAATGAGCATCCACAAACGGTAGCGCTAATTCTAAGCTATTTGGAACCACAGCTATCCGGCAAGATTCTTTCCTCACTTTCTGAAGACCTTCAAGTTGAAGTTGTTAAAAGAATAGCCCTCTTGGAGCGATCTTCTCCAGAAGTTATCAGAGAGATAGAGAAGAATCTGGAGAGAAAGCTTTCCGGGTTCGTAAGTCAGAGTTTCAGCCAGGTTGGAGGAGTCGATACAGCCGCAGAAATCATGAACAGCCTTGATCGTTCATCCGAGAAAAAAATCATGGAAAAACTCGGATACGATTCACCAGAACTTGCTGAAGAGATACGTAGAAGAATGTTCGTATTTGAAGATTTGGCAAAGTTAGATGACAGATCTGTACAGTTGATATTGCGCGAAGTGGAAACAAGGGATCTGGCACTTGCTCTGAAAGGAGCATCAGAAGAAGTAAAAGAGAAAATATTCAGAAATATCTCCAAAAGAGCTGCACAACTGTTGCAAGATGAGCTTGAATACATGGGGCCAGTCAGAATAAAAGACGTTGAGGAGGCTCAGCAGAAGATAATAAATGTTGTACGAAGGCTGGAAGAAGCTGGCGAGATAATTATTGCCAAGGGCGGAGGTGAAGAATTAATAGTGTGA
- a CDS encoding FliH/SctL family protein: MIIKKRELFVDVPCVISKPEREKIDDISKISEKAQERLRKVELEAKELLQKTQLEAEKILNEAQMKAAQIVEDAKKQAENLQKTAENKVSSVEKIMHDFHDQLMAKTQDILQKLLEVVRVLIEKIAYKEIDKIDYQRKLEYILSKIASMNNVKVTMNFSDFENYPEIVEKFKSAGIEISKSDALTEGEIIVETELGLINGTKSYAIEIVEELIEEVFGHE; this comes from the coding sequence GTGATAATAAAAAAGCGCGAACTTTTCGTTGATGTACCATGTGTTATCAGTAAACCGGAACGAGAAAAAATAGACGACATATCAAAAATATCTGAGAAGGCTCAAGAAAGACTTCGCAAAGTGGAGCTGGAAGCTAAGGAGTTGCTTCAAAAGACTCAATTAGAAGCTGAAAAAATCCTGAATGAAGCGCAAATGAAAGCAGCTCAGATAGTTGAAGACGCAAAGAAACAGGCTGAGAATTTGCAAAAAACAGCTGAAAATAAGGTCAGCAGCGTTGAAAAGATCATGCACGATTTTCATGATCAGTTGATGGCGAAAACGCAGGATATTCTTCAAAAACTTTTAGAAGTTGTACGTGTTCTGATAGAGAAAATAGCTTACAAAGAAATAGACAAAATAGATTATCAAAGAAAACTCGAGTATATTCTTTCGAAAATTGCCAGCATGAACAATGTGAAGGTGACCATGAATTTCTCGGATTTTGAAAATTATCCAGAAATTGTGGAAAAATTCAAATCTGCTGGTATAGAGATCAGCAAGTCCGATGCTTTAACAGAAGGGGAAATTATTGTAGAAACAGAGCTTGGCCTCATAAACGGTACCAAGAGTTACGCTATAGAGATAGTGGAGGAATTAATTGAGGAGGTCTTCGGGCATGAATGA